In the genome of Propionispora hippei DSM 15287, the window TTATTGTATCAGGCATCGGCTGTTCTTCCCGTGCCTCGGGTTATATGAATTTCAACACGGTTCATACTGCCCATGGCAGGGCGCTGACGGTTGCTACAGGCATTAAAATGGCCAATCCCGAACTGGAGGTTATTGTTATTACCGGCGATGGTGATTGCACTGCCATTGGGGGCAATCATTTCATTCATGCCGCCAGACGTAATATAGGCCTTACCACGATTGTCTTTAATAACAGCATTTACGGTATGACTGGCGGCCAGTCTTCGCCGTTGACTCCTGTCGATAGCCGGTCTACGACGGCGCCGTTCGGTCATATGGAGCGGTCCTTTGATATTGCGCAATTGGCTATTGCAGCCGGTGCCACCTATGTGGCGCGGGGAACCGCGTACCATGCCGCCATGTTGACAGATCTCATTGTCAAAGGGATTGAGAATAAAGGGTTCTCCGTGATTGACGGTATAACCCAGTGTCCGATCGGTTATGGCCGGAAAAACAAAATGCCTACAGCGGCGGCCATGCTGCTATGGCAGCGTGACCATGCCGTGATGGCGAAGGCCGCGGCCAAGATGACGCCGGAAGCAATGACCGGCAAGTTTGTTATCGGTGAGCTCTACCATTCGCCCACGGCGGAATATACGGCGGAATATGCCAGACTGGTGGCGCGGCTGCAGGAAGGGGGCAAGGCGTAATGCTGGAAATCAGTTTAAGTGGTACCGGCGGACAAGGGTTGATTCTGGCCGGCATCATTTTGGCGGAGGCCGCCATTCTTGACGGAAAACAGGCCATACAGACCCAGTCGTACGGACCGGA includes:
- a CDS encoding thiamine pyrophosphate-dependent enzyme, producing the protein MADIEKYLRKSALPHIWCPGCGNGILLTAILRAIDKLQLDQQKTIIVSGIGCSSRASGYMNFNTVHTAHGRALTVATGIKMANPELEVIVITGDGDCTAIGGNHFIHAARRNIGLTTIVFNNSIYGMTGGQSSPLTPVDSRSTTAPFGHMERSFDIAQLAIAAGATYVARGTAYHAAMLTDLIVKGIENKGFSVIDGITQCPIGYGRKNKMPTAAAMLLWQRDHAVMAKAAAKMTPEAMTGKFVIGELYHSPTAEYTAEYARLVARLQEGGKA